Proteins encoded by one window of Maliibacterium massiliense:
- a CDS encoding redox-sensing transcriptional repressor Rex, translating into MPQRKISEAVIRRLPRYHRYLCMLQQEGVQRISSQRLSQAMHLTASQIRQDLNCFGGFGQQGYGYAVPELRRQVARILGLDRRYNVVIIGAGHIGSALIHYQGFKREGFDVVAAFDIDSRLVGTTVDTTPVLPIDALASYLGSHSVHIGAITSPGAQAQQVVDTLVAGGVRAIWNFAPVDVLAPQDVHVENVRLSDSLCVLSYYLSNDAQERL; encoded by the coding sequence ATGCCGCAGCGCAAAATCTCCGAGGCGGTCATCCGCAGGCTCCCGCGCTACCACCGCTATCTGTGCATGCTCCAGCAGGAGGGCGTGCAGCGCATCTCTTCGCAGCGCCTCAGCCAAGCCATGCACCTGACGGCCTCCCAGATACGGCAGGACCTCAACTGCTTCGGCGGCTTTGGCCAGCAGGGCTACGGCTATGCGGTGCCCGAGCTCAGGCGCCAGGTGGCGCGCATACTGGGTTTGGACCGCCGCTATAACGTGGTCATCATCGGCGCGGGCCACATCGGCAGCGCGCTGATCCACTATCAGGGTTTTAAACGCGAGGGGTTTGACGTGGTGGCCGCCTTTGATATCGACAGCCGCCTGGTGGGCACCACCGTGGACACCACGCCGGTGCTGCCCATCGATGCGCTCGCCTCGTATCTGGGCAGCCACAGCGTGCACATCGGCGCGATCACATCGCCGGGCGCGCAGGCCCAGCAGGTGGTCGATACCCTGGTGGCGGGCGGGGTGCGCGCCATCTGGAACTTTGCGCCGGTGGACGTGCTGGCGCCGCAAGATGTGCATGTGGAGAACGTGCGCCTGAGCGACAGCCTGTGCGTGCTTTCCTATTACCTGTCCAACGATGCGCAGGAACGTTTGTAA
- a CDS encoding MFS transporter has product MNRSRILFGQLKSRAYEIVFGGNVPSNPYKRDQDLFVLEGMSANVFVQTTTGVYLTGYALLLGVPPYIVGLLYALPQLTNVLQMVVAPLYEKLPRRKPLMVLFNVLYRTLMVGVILIPLLLPKPAWPVAMVVMVLLGNAAYSLYLPGVNNWTLSLVPPELRARYFPMRESGLQFVAMIVSLSVGVLTDAVGGGYAGFATAYGIAAAAVACNIYLTARIREPKSPHPPMRMRLSRLLKIPLVDKRFVRLVLFYSIYNFGMWMSMPYESIYMKQHLHLSFGVIALQNAVYLLSFVLTIRIWGRVARARSWKYALTCCCAVYTLRVAVWSLVGPGTWWLVFPNALIAGVGYGGLNIGILNAVAEEAQDDCRTVYLSLQAAVTGISSFSGPLLAGGAIALLERLAAAWAVPGVSGMQLFFLFSSLLMLAGTLLLFGLMRAYARPQASAARRAA; this is encoded by the coding sequence ATGAACCGCAGCCGCATTCTGTTTGGCCAGCTGAAAAGCCGCGCCTATGAGATCGTCTTCGGCGGCAATGTGCCCAGCAACCCCTACAAGCGCGACCAGGACCTGTTTGTGCTGGAGGGCATGAGCGCTAATGTGTTTGTGCAGACCACCACAGGCGTGTACCTGACGGGCTACGCGCTGCTGCTCGGCGTGCCGCCCTACATCGTAGGGCTGCTCTACGCACTGCCCCAGCTGACCAACGTGCTGCAGATGGTGGTGGCCCCCCTCTACGAAAAGCTGCCCCGCAGAAAGCCGTTGATGGTACTTTTTAATGTGCTTTACCGCACGCTGATGGTGGGGGTGATCCTCATCCCGCTGCTGCTGCCCAAACCCGCCTGGCCGGTTGCCATGGTGGTGATGGTGCTGCTGGGCAACGCCGCCTACTCGCTCTACCTGCCGGGCGTGAACAACTGGACGCTCTCGCTGGTGCCGCCCGAGCTTCGGGCGCGCTATTTTCCCATGCGCGAGTCGGGGCTGCAGTTTGTGGCCATGATCGTCAGCCTCAGCGTGGGCGTGCTGACCGACGCGGTGGGCGGGGGCTACGCGGGCTTTGCCACGGCCTACGGCATCGCGGCGGCGGCCGTTGCGTGCAATATCTACTTAACGGCGCGCATCCGCGAGCCAAAGTCGCCCCATCCCCCCATGCGCATGCGCCTGTCCAGGCTCCTCAAAATTCCGCTGGTTGACAAGCGCTTTGTGCGCCTGGTGCTGTTCTACAGCATCTACAATTTCGGCATGTGGATGAGCATGCCCTACGAGAGCATCTACATGAAACAGCATCTGCACCTGTCCTTTGGCGTGATCGCACTGCAGAACGCGGTGTACCTGCTCAGCTTTGTGCTGACCATCCGCATCTGGGGCAGGGTGGCGCGCGCGCGTAGCTGGAAGTACGCGCTCACCTGCTGCTGCGCGGTCTACACCCTGCGCGTGGCGGTGTGGTCCCTGGTCGGGCCCGGCACGTGGTGGCTCGTATTTCCCAACGCGTTGATCGCGGGCGTGGGTTACGGGGGGCTCAACATCGGCATCCTCAACGCCGTGGCCGAGGAGGCGCAGGACGACTGCCGCACGGTATACCTGTCCCTGCAGGCGGCGGTGACGGGCATCTCCTCCTTCTCCGGACCGCTGCTGGCGGGCGGGGCCATCGCGCTGCTTGAGCGTCTGGCTGCGGCGTGGGCGGTGCCCGGCGTATCGGGCATGCAGCTGTTCTTTCTGTTTTCCTCGCTGCTGATGCTGGCAGGCACGCTGCTTTTATTCGGGTTGATGCGCGCCTACGCGCGGCCGCAGGCATCGGCTGCGCGCAGGGCCGCATAG
- a CDS encoding Lrp/AsnC family transcriptional regulator translates to MQSKLDMDILEILMEDARTTPEQIAVMLGEEPQHIKETIARMEQEGVIIKYRALLNWEKLDTDLVEAWIEVRVTPQMDAGFDAIAEKIYRYPEVKALYLMSGPFDLMVRVEGHNLKNVAMFVSQKLSLIEGVQSTATHFLLKRYKSDGVVLEKKSTDRRLVVSP, encoded by the coding sequence ATGCAGAGCAAACTGGATATGGATATCCTGGAGATTCTGATGGAGGACGCACGCACCACGCCCGAGCAGATCGCGGTGATGCTGGGGGAGGAGCCCCAGCACATCAAGGAGACGATCGCACGCATGGAGCAGGAGGGCGTGATCATCAAATACCGCGCGCTGCTCAACTGGGAAAAGCTGGATACCGACCTGGTGGAGGCCTGGATTGAGGTGCGCGTCACCCCCCAGATGGACGCGGGCTTTGACGCCATCGCCGAGAAGATCTACCGCTACCCCGAGGTCAAGGCGCTCTATTTGATGAGCGGCCCCTTTGATTTGATGGTGCGCGTGGAGGGTCATAATTTGAAAAACGTGGCGATGTTCGTCTCCCAGAAGCTCTCGCTCATCGAGGGCGTGCAGTCCACGGCCACGCACTTTTTGCTCAAGCGCTACAAGAGCGACGGCGTGGTGCTGGAGAAGAAATCCACCGACCGCAGATTGGTGGTATCGCCGTGA
- a CDS encoding rhomboid family intramembrane serine protease, protein MQQTEQGAKVQTRRLYLNRKKPIATYCILGVTIAVFLLEWHFGALDDAWVLVQMGAKFNPAIAAGQYWRLITPIFLHVDLMHIFCNMLALYWWGPTIELLFGRAKFVAIYLLSGIVGNALSYFFSASLAVGASGAIFGIFGTLLSFRKSYPDVYKQVFGTRVLIILALNIVNGLLTPQIDNFGHLGGIIGGFLVSEMLGTLGFGRINSRKIAAGAALAALIGVCLYIGPLHMI, encoded by the coding sequence ATGCAGCAAACAGAGCAGGGCGCCAAGGTGCAGACCAGGCGCCTCTACCTCAACCGCAAAAAACCCATCGCCACCTACTGCATACTGGGCGTCACCATCGCGGTGTTTCTGCTGGAGTGGCACTTCGGCGCGCTGGACGACGCCTGGGTGCTGGTGCAGATGGGCGCCAAGTTCAACCCCGCTATCGCCGCGGGGCAGTACTGGCGGCTGATCACCCCCATCTTTCTGCATGTGGATTTGATGCACATCTTCTGCAACATGCTGGCGCTCTACTGGTGGGGGCCCACCATTGAGCTGCTCTTCGGCAGGGCGAAGTTTGTGGCGATCTACCTGCTTTCGGGAATCGTGGGCAACGCGCTGAGCTACTTTTTCTCCGCCTCGCTGGCGGTGGGCGCATCGGGCGCCATCTTCGGCATCTTTGGCACGCTGCTCTCCTTTCGCAAGTCCTATCCGGACGTGTATAAACAGGTCTTCGGCACGCGCGTGCTGATCATCCTCGCACTGAACATCGTCAACGGCCTGCTCACCCCCCAGATCGATAACTTCGGCCACCTGGGCGGCATCATCGGGGGCTTTCTCGTATCCGAGATGCTGGGCACGTTGGGCTTTGGACGCATCAACAGCCGCAAAATCGCCGCCGGCGCGGCGCTTGCGGCGCTCATCGGCGTCTGCCTGTACATAGGTCCGCTGCATATGATCTAA
- a CDS encoding exodeoxyribonuclease III: protein MKLLSWNVNGLRACLKKGFADVFAQQGADIFCIQETKMQPDQAEFTIEGYTQYWNSAVKKGYSGTAIFTKQPALRVSLGIGVPAHDTEGRVITLDMGDFFMVNVYTPNSQRGLARIDYRMVWEDAFRAFLLELDAQKPVIVCGDMNVARSEIDLKNPKTNVGNAGFSEQERAKMEELLQSGFVDTFRALYPDVTGAYTWWSYMFHARDTNAGWRIDYFLVSERLRPHIRDARILSDVLGSDHCPVALDIF, encoded by the coding sequence ATGAAACTGCTTTCCTGGAACGTCAACGGGCTGCGCGCCTGTTTAAAAAAAGGTTTTGCCGATGTCTTCGCCCAGCAGGGCGCGGATATCTTCTGCATCCAGGAGACCAAGATGCAGCCCGATCAGGCGGAATTCACCATCGAGGGTTACACGCAGTACTGGAACAGCGCCGTCAAAAAAGGGTACTCGGGCACCGCGATCTTCACCAAACAGCCCGCGCTGCGCGTCTCTCTGGGCATCGGCGTGCCTGCGCACGATACCGAGGGGCGCGTCATCACACTGGACATGGGGGATTTTTTCATGGTCAACGTCTACACCCCCAACAGCCAGCGCGGCCTTGCGCGCATTGATTACCGCATGGTCTGGGAGGACGCCTTCCGCGCCTTCCTGCTGGAACTTGACGCGCAAAAGCCGGTGATCGTCTGCGGCGACATGAACGTGGCGCGCAGCGAAATCGATTTGAAAAACCCCAAAACGAACGTGGGCAACGCGGGCTTCTCCGAGCAGGAGCGCGCCAAAATGGAGGAACTGCTCCAGAGCGGCTTTGTGGACACCTTCCGCGCGCTCTACCCCGACGTGACGGGCGCCTACACCTGGTGGAGCTACATGTTCCACGCGCGCGATACCAACGCGGGCTGGCGCATCGACTATTTTCTGGTCTCCGAGCGGCTGCGGCCCCACATCCGGGACGCGCGCATTTTAAGCGACGTGCTGGGCAGCGACCACTGTCCGGTGGCGCTGGATATCTTTTAA
- a CDS encoding inorganic diphosphatase, with translation MNIWHDMDPARVTPEDFMAVVEIPKGGKMKYELDKATGMLKLDRVLYTSTHYPANYGFIPRTLGDDKDPLDVLILCSEPIEPMTLVRCYPIGVITMIDAGANDEKIIAIPFGDPTYNGYRAIDELPAHIFAEMRHFFSVYKQLEGKQTAVNEVDGAQQAHDIIAACIANYAARFGQK, from the coding sequence ATGAATATCTGGCACGACATGGACCCCGCGCGGGTGACGCCCGAGGATTTTATGGCGGTGGTGGAGATCCCCAAGGGCGGCAAGATGAAGTATGAGCTGGATAAGGCCACGGGCATGCTCAAGCTGGACCGCGTGCTCTACACCTCCACCCACTATCCGGCCAACTACGGTTTCATCCCCCGCACGCTGGGGGATGATAAGGACCCGCTGGACGTTCTGATCTTATGCTCAGAACCTATCGAACCCATGACGCTGGTGCGCTGCTATCCCATCGGAGTGATCACCATGATCGACGCGGGCGCCAATGATGAAAAGATCATCGCCATCCCGTTTGGCGATCCCACCTACAACGGCTACCGCGCCATCGACGAACTGCCCGCCCATATCTTTGCGGAGATGCGGCACTTTTTCAGCGTATACAAGCAGCTGGAGGGCAAGCAGACGGCTGTCAATGAGGTGGACGGCGCGCAGCAGGCGCACGACATCATCGCAGCGTGCATCGCCAATTACGCGGCGCGCTTCGGGCAAAAGTAG
- a CDS encoding ABC-F family ATP-binding cassette domain-containing protein: protein MMVLQAQKIEKHFGTATVLAGADLTLQQGQCLGIVGGNGCGKSTFLRIAAGETEADAGRIVTPGQTRIGYLAQVVAPMGARPVWEELKSVFDPVFAMEAQMRDLEREMGAVDAQSPAFSRIAGRYAALSDRFSEAGGYAWKSRLQGTLYGLGFTKEQFAQCCNTLSGGQQARLALARLLLESPDILLLDEPTNHLDLSAVQWLEDFLRTYAGSVIIVSHDRYFLDALCDDICELSGGVFTTYHGNYTHYLSQRQVQRELAEKHFENQRREVARQQEIIARYRRFNREKSIKQARSREKMLQRVALLERPAQQDAFHFSFAAARPSGQDVLMAENLSKSFDGKTALFHDVDIHIRAGERIALIGPNGSGKSTLLQILRGRMRPDTGWVRLGAGVSIGYFDQQQAEMISSSTVLEEIHADHPSMSEGEVRGALAAFLFRGDDVFQDIATLSGGEKARLALLKIMMRRDNTLLFDEPTNHLDVDARAALEAALDAFDGTILAVSHDRYFINRFATKLWILQEDGTLLQSIGNYDDYLARQRAAAPPAQALPDGVTRTALKKEQRLSRAAQSARKAARLRVSDCEKKVQRLEEEIARLEGVLSAPEQLSGEALVETTARYSDLSAALERAMDAWEEAFGALEALEAQ from the coding sequence ATGATGGTTTTACAGGCACAGAAAATCGAAAAGCACTTCGGCACCGCAACCGTACTTGCGGGGGCTGATTTGACGCTGCAGCAGGGGCAATGCCTGGGCATTGTGGGAGGCAACGGCTGCGGCAAGTCCACCTTTTTGCGCATTGCGGCGGGTGAAACGGAGGCGGACGCGGGCCGCATCGTCACGCCCGGCCAGACGCGCATCGGCTACCTTGCCCAGGTGGTGGCGCCCATGGGGGCGCGCCCCGTGTGGGAGGAGCTGAAAAGCGTCTTTGACCCTGTGTTTGCCATGGAGGCACAGATGCGCGATCTGGAGCGCGAGATGGGCGCGGTGGACGCGCAGTCCCCCGCCTTTTCGCGCATCGCCGGCCGATACGCCGCGCTGTCGGACCGCTTCAGCGAGGCGGGGGGCTACGCATGGAAAAGCCGCCTGCAGGGCACGCTCTATGGGCTGGGCTTTACCAAGGAACAGTTTGCGCAGTGCTGCAACACGCTCTCCGGTGGCCAGCAGGCCCGCCTGGCGCTGGCGCGCCTGCTGCTTGAATCCCCCGACATCCTGCTGCTGGACGAGCCCACCAACCATTTGGATTTATCCGCGGTGCAGTGGCTGGAGGACTTTTTGCGCACCTACGCGGGCAGCGTGATCATCGTATCGCACGACCGCTACTTCCTCGACGCGCTCTGCGACGACATATGCGAGCTGTCCGGCGGGGTGTTTACCACCTACCACGGCAACTACACCCATTATCTTTCCCAGCGCCAGGTGCAGCGGGAGCTTGCCGAAAAGCACTTTGAGAACCAGCGCCGCGAGGTGGCGCGCCAGCAGGAGATCATCGCGCGCTACCGCCGCTTTAACCGGGAAAAGAGCATTAAGCAGGCCCGCTCGCGCGAAAAGATGCTCCAGCGCGTGGCGCTGCTGGAGCGTCCCGCGCAGCAGGACGCCTTTCACTTCTCCTTTGCCGCCGCCCGCCCCAGCGGGCAGGACGTGCTGATGGCGGAGAACCTGAGCAAGTCCTTTGACGGCAAAACCGCGCTCTTTCACGATGTGGACATCCACATCCGCGCGGGCGAGCGCATCGCCTTGATCGGGCCAAACGGCTCGGGCAAGTCCACCCTGCTGCAGATTCTGCGCGGCCGCATGCGCCCCGATACGGGCTGGGTCAGACTGGGCGCAGGGGTGTCCATCGGCTATTTTGACCAGCAGCAGGCCGAGATGATCTCCTCCAGCACGGTGCTGGAGGAAATCCATGCGGACCATCCCTCCATGAGCGAGGGGGAGGTGCGCGGTGCGCTTGCGGCGTTCCTGTTCCGCGGCGACGACGTGTTTCAGGATATCGCCACCCTCTCCGGCGGGGAGAAGGCGCGCTTGGCGCTACTCAAAATCATGATGCGCCGCGACAACACGCTGCTTTTTGACGAGCCCACCAACCATTTGGACGTGGACGCGCGCGCGGCGCTGGAGGCGGCGCTGGACGCCTTTGACGGCACCATCCTTGCCGTCTCGCACGACCGCTACTTTATCAACCGCTTCGCCACCAAGTTGTGGATACTCCAAGAGGATGGCACCCTGCTGCAGAGCATCGGCAATTACGACGATTACCTGGCGCGTCAGCGCGCGGCCGCGCCGCCGGCGCAGGCGCTGCCCGACGGCGTGACGCGCACTGCGCTGAAAAAGGAGCAGCGGCTCTCCCGCGCGGCACAGAGCGCCCGCAAGGCCGCCCGCCTGCGCGTGAGCGACTGCGAAAAGAAGGTGCAGCGCCTGGAGGAGGAAATCGCCCGCCTGGAGGGCGTGCTCTCGGCGCCCGAGCAGCTTTCAGGCGAGGCGCTTGTCGAGACCACCGCGCGCTACAGCGACCTTTCCGCCGCACTGGAGCGCGCCATGGACGCCTGGGAGGAGGCGTTCGGCGCGCTGGAGGCGCTGGAGGCGCAATGA
- a CDS encoding glycerol dehydrogenase — MANIIASPGRYIQGRGELGNLYKHIGPLGRGFFILATASGLKRVEDTIRASFAGSGAALHFEAFGGECSASEIARLQKRMQEKGCDVVVGVGGGKTLDTAKAVAYYQKAPVAIVPTIASTDAPCSALSVIYSDAGVFEKYLFLPSNPNMVIVDTDVVVKAPARLLIAGMGDALATYFEAQAAMDAGADNCVGGKGTMAALGLAKMCYETLMADGIKAKVAAENHVCTKAVENIIEANTLLSGLGFESGGLAGAHAIHNGFTVLEACHHLYHGEKVAFGTLVQLVLQNADTEDIAEVIAFCTAVGLPVTLAQMGIAKVKPEEIMQVAQAACATGESIYNMPMEVTPEKVYAAIMGADALGQYYAEA, encoded by the coding sequence ATGGCGAACATCATTGCCAGCCCGGGCCGCTACATACAGGGCCGCGGGGAACTGGGGAATCTTTACAAACACATTGGCCCGCTGGGCAGGGGCTTTTTCATTCTAGCCACGGCGTCGGGCTTAAAACGGGTGGAGGACACCATCCGCGCAAGCTTTGCCGGCAGCGGGGCTGCGCTGCATTTTGAGGCTTTTGGCGGTGAGTGCTCCGCATCGGAGATCGCGCGCCTGCAAAAGCGCATGCAGGAGAAGGGGTGCGACGTGGTGGTCGGCGTGGGCGGCGGCAAGACGCTGGATACCGCCAAGGCCGTGGCCTATTACCAGAAGGCGCCGGTGGCCATTGTGCCCACCATTGCCTCGACGGATGCGCCCTGCAGCGCCCTTTCGGTGATCTACAGCGACGCGGGCGTCTTTGAAAAGTATCTCTTTCTGCCCAGCAACCCCAACATGGTTATCGTGGATACCGACGTGGTGGTCAAGGCGCCCGCCCGCCTGCTGATCGCGGGCATGGGCGATGCGCTGGCCACGTACTTTGAGGCGCAGGCGGCCATGGACGCGGGCGCGGACAACTGTGTGGGCGGCAAGGGCACCATGGCGGCGCTGGGCCTGGCCAAAATGTGTTACGAGACGCTGATGGCCGACGGCATCAAGGCCAAAGTGGCGGCGGAAAACCACGTGTGCACCAAGGCGGTGGAGAACATTATCGAGGCCAACACCCTGCTTTCAGGCCTGGGATTTGAATCGGGCGGCCTGGCGGGCGCGCACGCCATCCATAACGGCTTTACGGTGCTGGAGGCCTGCCACCACCTCTACCATGGCGAAAAGGTGGCCTTCGGCACGCTGGTGCAGCTGGTGTTGCAGAACGCCGATACCGAGGATATCGCCGAGGTGATCGCGTTCTGTACGGCGGTGGGCCTGCCCGTGACGCTGGCGCAGATGGGCATTGCAAAGGTTAAGCCGGAGGAAATCATGCAGGTGGCCCAGGCGGCCTGCGCGACGGGCGAGTCCATCTACAATATGCCCATGGAGGTGACGCCCGAAAAGGTGTACGCCGCCATTATGGGCGCGGATGCGCTGGGACAATACTACGCTGAGGCGTAG
- a CDS encoding VanW family protein produces the protein MDRFDEGKNKEQLTPQPDDAPKAQQMEAGMAELDAAIAEAMAGGDAPEAQAEDAPGAEPYAQDVPARDASRPQDDGLDEVRRALADDAPDREAQAEQDEAFAMPQEDDTMAPKRKKKSRKPLWITLSVLLVVAIGVAAFLLIKADQDKKARIAAEDALLAQETLYEGISIDGVDVSGMTRQQATEAVDANHATRQQTFALNLTDGDKSYPLNIGEMSPAFDTQAVIEQAYQVGREGTREEKLAQIEQVKQNKKAFATTYTVDQAAVEAKVAEIAQQACTDFKEPSAAMNKADPGNLFTFTEGQDGRTFDQAAVVAQVMEMIKGDAYSDIPLPMQVSKPTRSLEDIKANTVKIASYSTTFTNVPNRNHNIRKSAETISGTVVQPGETFSFNQTTGNCNAANGYKAADVIVDGGRIVQEAGGGICQTSSTIYNAVVRSDLEIVARRPHSLPSSYVPLGQDATVSWPSPDFKFRNNTDYPIYIYNVVTSNTITCTIYGRPLPDAHHIDLSTQVLSSWGAPASQTRVNNSLAPGTKKTIQAARGGKKVQVTKTWYDANGKVIKSVVDHVDTYAAKAGIYEVGPSAPAQTPVNSPAPTPTPAPTPAQTPAGDAGGSGDVGGAVQGGDAA, from the coding sequence ATGGACCGTTTTGATGAGGGAAAAAACAAGGAGCAGCTGACCCCGCAGCCGGATGACGCGCCCAAGGCGCAGCAGATGGAGGCGGGCATGGCGGAGCTGGACGCCGCCATTGCCGAGGCGATGGCCGGCGGAGACGCGCCCGAGGCCCAGGCAGAGGATGCGCCCGGCGCGGAGCCTTACGCGCAGGACGTGCCCGCGCGTGACGCCTCCAGGCCGCAGGACGACGGGCTGGACGAGGTGCGCCGCGCGCTGGCGGACGATGCGCCCGACAGGGAAGCGCAGGCAGAACAGGATGAGGCGTTTGCCATGCCGCAGGAGGATGACACGATGGCGCCCAAGCGTAAAAAGAAGAGCAGAAAACCGCTGTGGATCACGCTGAGCGTGCTACTGGTGGTGGCCATCGGCGTGGCGGCGTTCCTGCTGATCAAGGCGGATCAGGATAAAAAGGCGCGCATTGCGGCAGAGGACGCGCTGCTTGCGCAGGAGACCCTCTATGAGGGGATTTCCATCGACGGGGTGGACGTCTCGGGCATGACCCGCCAGCAGGCAACCGAGGCGGTGGACGCAAACCACGCCACCCGCCAGCAGACCTTTGCGCTCAACCTGACCGACGGGGATAAGAGTTATCCCCTCAACATCGGGGAGATGTCTCCGGCGTTTGATACACAGGCGGTCATCGAGCAGGCCTACCAGGTGGGCCGCGAGGGCACGCGCGAGGAAAAGCTGGCCCAGATCGAGCAGGTCAAGCAGAACAAAAAGGCGTTTGCCACCACGTACACGGTGGATCAGGCCGCGGTGGAGGCCAAGGTGGCGGAAATCGCCCAGCAGGCGTGCACCGATTTTAAGGAGCCCAGCGCCGCCATGAACAAGGCTGACCCGGGCAACCTCTTTACCTTTACCGAGGGACAGGACGGCCGCACCTTTGACCAGGCGGCGGTGGTGGCCCAGGTCATGGAGATGATCAAGGGGGACGCATACAGCGACATTCCCTTGCCCATGCAGGTGAGTAAGCCCACTCGTTCGCTGGAGGATATCAAGGCCAACACGGTCAAGATCGCCTCGTATTCCACCACGTTTACCAACGTGCCCAACCGCAACCACAACATCCGCAAATCCGCAGAGACCATCAGCGGCACCGTGGTGCAGCCGGGCGAGACGTTCTCCTTTAACCAGACTACCGGCAACTGCAACGCGGCCAACGGCTACAAAGCCGCGGACGTGATCGTGGACGGCGGCCGCATCGTGCAGGAGGCCGGCGGCGGCATCTGCCAGACGTCCAGCACCATCTACAACGCGGTGGTGCGCTCCGATCTGGAGATTGTGGCGCGCCGACCGCACTCGCTGCCCTCCTCGTACGTGCCGCTGGGCCAGGATGCCACCGTATCGTGGCCCTCGCCCGACTTCAAGTTCCGCAACAACACGGATTATCCCATCTATATCTACAATGTGGTGACCAGCAACACCATCACCTGCACCATCTACGGCCGGCCGCTGCCTGACGCCCACCATATCGACCTGTCCACGCAGGTGCTCTCCTCTTGGGGCGCGCCCGCGTCGCAGACGCGCGTCAACAACAGCCTGGCGCCGGGCACCAAAAAGACCATCCAGGCCGCGCGCGGCGGCAAAAAGGTGCAGGTCACCAAAACGTGGTACGACGCCAACGGCAAGGTGATCAAATCGGTGGTGGACCATGTGGATACCTACGCCGCCAAGGCGGGTATTTACGAGGTGGGCCCAAGCGCGCCCGCGCAGACGCCGGTCAACTCGCCCGCGCCTACCCCCACGCCAGCACCCACGCCCGCGCAGACGCCGGCAGGCGATGCGGGCGGCAGCGGGGATGTTGGCGGCGCGGTGCAGGGCGGCGATGCCGCCTGA
- a CDS encoding aminotransferase class I/II-fold pyridoxal phosphate-dependent enzyme, protein MNYEKIINKKIQDIPPSGIRKYFDIVSEMKDAISLGIGEPDFVTPWHICEAAICAVEEGQTHYSSNWGTIELRREIARYMKHRFALEYDPKDEILVTVGASEGIDLALRTLLEPGDEVLIPEPSYVSYMPGVTFAGGVPVGVVTGEADAFKLTADAVLDKITPRTKALILPYPNNPTGAIMERSYLEALADVLEKTDIMVISDEIYAELSYGGTHESIARLPGMRERTIVLNGFSKAFAMTGWRMGYVCCPRQIMQCMVKIHQYTILCAPMMGQKAAEEALAIGYENDYADISYMRRIYDRRRRMMVQGFRDMGLDCFEPKGAFYVFPNIQKTGFSSEEFCDRLLEEQHVACVPGTAFGPSGEGFVRCSYAAATDQLKIALERIACFVKKYIKAG, encoded by the coding sequence GTGAACTACGAGAAGATCATCAACAAAAAGATTCAGGACATCCCCCCTTCGGGCATCCGCAAGTACTTTGATATCGTCAGCGAGATGAAGGACGCCATCTCCCTGGGCATCGGCGAGCCGGATTTCGTCACGCCCTGGCACATCTGCGAGGCGGCCATCTGCGCGGTGGAGGAGGGCCAGACCCACTATTCCTCCAACTGGGGCACCATCGAGCTGCGCCGCGAGATCGCGCGCTATATGAAGCACCGCTTCGCCCTGGAATACGACCCTAAGGACGAGATCCTGGTGACCGTGGGCGCGAGCGAGGGCATCGACCTTGCGCTTCGCACCCTGCTGGAGCCGGGCGACGAGGTGCTCATCCCCGAGCCGTCGTACGTATCGTACATGCCGGGCGTCACCTTTGCGGGGGGCGTGCCCGTGGGCGTGGTGACGGGCGAGGCGGACGCGTTTAAGCTGACGGCCGACGCGGTGCTTGATAAGATCACCCCGCGCACCAAGGCGCTGATTCTGCCCTATCCCAACAACCCCACCGGCGCGATCATGGAGCGCAGCTATTTAGAGGCGCTGGCCGACGTGCTGGAAAAGACGGATATCATGGTGATCTCCGATGAGATCTACGCGGAGCTTTCCTACGGCGGCACGCACGAATCCATCGCGCGCCTGCCGGGCATGCGGGAGCGTACCATCGTGCTCAACGGCTTTTCCAAGGCGTTTGCCATGACGGGCTGGCGCATGGGCTACGTGTGCTGCCCGCGCCAGATCATGCAGTGCATGGTGAAGATCCACCAGTACACCATTTTGTGCGCGCCCATGATGGGGCAGAAGGCCGCCGAGGAGGCGCTTGCCATCGGCTATGAGAACGACTACGCGGATATCTCCTACATGCGCCGCATCTACGACCGCCGCCGCAGGATGATGGTGCAGGGCTTTCGGGATATGGGGCTGGACTGCTTTGAGCCCAAGGGCGCGTTTTACGTGTTCCCCAACATCCAAAAGACGGGCTTTTCCTCGGAGGAATTCTGCGACCGCCTGCTGGAGGAGCAGCACGTGGCCTGCGTGCCGGGCACGGCCTTTGGCCCCAGTGGCGAGGGCTTTGTGCGCTGCAGCTACGCCGCCGCCACCGACCAGCTGAAGATCGCGCTGGAGCGCATCGCGTGCTTCGTCAAAAAATACATCAAAGCAGGGTAA